The Methanobacterium sp. genomic interval TATTCCAACACTTCTTTTATCCTGAGCCATTGCCCTTGCTTTTAGAACTGATACTCTCCCTTTTTTAATGTTTAAAATGACATCCTGAACTCTTCCAACGTATTTTCCTCGTGTTGTGTACACATCCAAGTTGTATAGGCTAGATAAATCGACCATTACTATCACCACATAAATTTTTCTTAAATATTTATGAAATCTAAATAACTAAATAAGATTAGACTTATTTATATACTTAAATATTTCGAAAATTAGCCCATGGTTTTAAAATAAGATACATAAATGTATATGAATTCCAAATACCTTAAATGGATAAAAAAGATAAAAAAATTGGGAAACCAGAATTAGATTTATAAAAATTGATTGATTTAAATTTCATGGTGATTATATGTGGGATACAAGCAATGATTATCGGTTATTAGTGGCCGAAAAATCAGTAGATCTATTTTTAAGGACAATAGAAGGAGCTAATTTAAAGGGAAGATGGAATAAAAGAAAAGTAGTTGATAATGCTAAAGATATGATTCCAGAACTCCAGTCATTATATTATTCTTATGTAGAACCTGCTGATTTGGCCCAGATGCCTCAGATTGATTCTTTAAAAGAAAAAGCTAACCAGATAATTGAATTTTTAGGTGGGGAAAGCTGGTACAGGGATTTCCTTGATCTGGCCAATAAAGATGAAAAAAGCAAATTAGAAGAAGCTATTGCTAAAATAAGGTTCTTTTTGAACATAATTTTAAATATAGACAAACGATTAGCCCTTGGACCTATAGATGATCCAGTAATAGCAATTGATCTTAAAGTTGGAGAAATTGTAAGTGTTGGAGGACATCCAAAAGCAGATAATCTGCTTGTTTGTAATGTAAATATTAAAGAAAGAGCTATAACGGTTGTAACAAATGATTTAACAGTTAAAGAAGCAAATATGGTAGCAATTGCCATGCTTCCTCCTACAAGTTTCATGGGAATTACCAGTGAAGGAATGTTTCTGGGTGCGGGGGATGGAATATTAAAGGATGTTCAGGGAGAAATCGGCGAAATGCCCAAGAGAATTCCTTTAGAAGCACTTAACGAGNNNNNNNNNNNNNNNNNNNNNNNNNNNNNNNNNNNNNNNNNNNNNNNNNNNNNNNNNNNNNNNNNNNNNNNNNNNNNNNNNNNNNNNNNNNNNNGAGGATTTCCGTTTTCTGCAATTAATTCTATAACTTCTTCCATTTCTTCATAGCGCCGTTTTGCATGTATTGAGCTGCTTATTATCCTTGATATTGCTGAATCTTTAAAACCTTCGCATTCTGTTTCTGCAATAATATCCAGAACATTCTCATCAATTCCAATTTTATATGCAGAATAAAGGGTTTCAAA includes:
- a CDS encoding tRNA-binding protein, which gives rise to MWDTSNDYRLLVAEKSVDLFLRTIEGANLKGRWNKRKVVDNAKDMIPELQSLYYSYVEPADLAQMPQIDSLKEKANQIIEFLGGESWYRDFLDLANKDEKSKLEEAIAKIRFFLNIILNIDKRLALGPIDDPVIAIDLKVGEIVSVGGHPKADNLLVCNVNIKERAITVVTNDLTVKEANMVAIAMLPPTSFMGITSEGMFLGAGDGILKDVQGEIGEMPKRIPLEALNE